A stretch of Oryza brachyantha chromosome 4, ObraRS2, whole genome shotgun sequence DNA encodes these proteins:
- the LOC102705159 gene encoding protein MIZU-KUSSEI 1: MADAVVDYSRRMRPDSLSSSVGTNDDGAVSKNPVLRMTSPSPTRAATGRALEAPPMRRRPGRRSRPVRMFHTVCRSLPVLTPRFGRLQPGACRIAAPAPRVSPSESLLSQLVASSSVAGTPRRRMTGTLFGYRNDHIALSLQDNPRCLPTLVVELALPTHALLRDLGTTAGARIVLESEKHAADGDGEADGASWKREQQHGWVLDEPTWTMSCNGKRVGYAVRRDPTDDDIAVLETLWAVSMGGGVLPGMSDMDGAGGEMAYMRGCFEHIIGSRDSESLYMVGPHGGDCPELAVFFVRL, from the coding sequence ATGGCTGACGCCGTCGTGGATTATTCACGAAGGATGAGACCGGactcgctgtcgtcgtcggtggGCACGAACGATGACGGCGCCGTGAGCAAGAATCCCGTCCTGCGGATGACGTCGCCGTCCCCGACGCGCGCTGCGACAGGACGGGCGCTGGAGGCGCCGCCGATGCGGCGGAGGCCGGGGAGACGGTCGCGGCCGGTGAGGATGTTCCACACCGTGTGCCGGTCGCTCCCGGTGCTGACGCCGCGGTTCGGGCGGCTCCAGCCAGGGGCGTGTCGGatcgcggcgccggcgccgcgggtGTCCCCTTCCGAGTCCCTGCTGTCGCAGCTCGTGGCGTCCTCCTCCGTCGCGGGGACGCCACGCCGGCGCATGACGGGGACGCTGTTCGGCTACCGCAACGACCACATCGCGCTGTCCCTGCAGGACAACCCGCGGTGCCTGCCGACGCTTGTCGTCGAGCTAGCGCTCCCGACGCACGCGCTGCTCCGCGACCTGGGCACCACCGCCGGTGCGCGCATCGTGCTGGAGAGCGAGAAgcacgcggcggacggcgatggcgaggcggaCGGTGCCAGCTGGAAGCGCGAACAGCAGCACGGGTGGGTGCTCGATGAGCCCACGTGGACCATGTCCTGCAACGGGAAGAGGGTGGGCTACGCGGTGCGGCGCGATCCGACCGACGACGACATCGCCGTGCTGGAGACGCTCTGGGCGGTGTccatgggcggcggcgtgctccCCGGGATGTCGGACATGGacggggccggcggcgagatggCGTACATGCGTGGGTGCTTCGAGCACATCATCGGCTCCAGGGACTCGGAGTCGCTGTACATGGTCGgcccgcacggcggcgactgcCCAGAGCTCGCCGTGTTCTTCGTTAGGCTATGA
- the LOC102700985 gene encoding putative E3 ubiquitin-protein ligase RING1a isoform X2: protein MDQVEEKEENRFQEPTGDRCEEDDKEQKYNSEESSVDRREEDDDEEKEEEKEGSEEATSTAAAVSSLFAHPCSLLRYIARVCACCLGLSDSFCDPKPSAVPAPAAADPSQQGEEEGKMTSEATTRVRAARLRPKSPGNPREGSGGNGGHHH, encoded by the exons ATGGATCAGGTCgaggaaaaggaggagaaCCGATTCCAAGAACCAACAGGGGATCGGTGCGAAGAAGATGATAAGGAGCAGAAGTACAACTCTGAAGAATCATCGGTGGACCggcgcgaggaggacgacgacgaagagaaggaagaagaaaaggagggcTCAGAGGAGGCCACctcgacagcggcggcggtgtcgtcGCTGTTCGCGCACCCCTGCTCGCTGCTGCGATACATAGCCCGTGTCTGCGCCTGCTGCCTTGGCCTGAGCGATTCTTTCTGCGACCCAAAGCCAAGCGCTGTTCCTGCTCCTGCAGCTGCCGATCCGTCTCAGCAAGGGGAAGAGGAGGGCAAGATGACCAGT GAGGCGACCACTCGGGTGCGAGCAGCACGGCTAAGGCCGAAGTCACCGGGCAATCCGAGAGAAGGGAGCGGTGGCAATGGAGGACACCATCACTAG
- the LOC102704888 gene encoding agmatine coumaroyltransferase-like, giving the protein MSAVSIVDVSYVALPATAALPPEPIKLTAIESLWLTIPVLQHVLFYEAAGLPPFDSVVQSLRSSLGLTLQSFAPLAGKLVYLEDTGDVAIACSASDGVKFVAAECDADARRLAGDELHDLKTIERLVPELDLTRLPASVLAVQVTRLEGGLAVGFTVHHGVVDGKSFWMLVEAWAAACRGEAPAATPCFDRSAIKLHLDEEMARSVLRKYTPKLPEVPELDLIVEERERFTRRTFTVDAQQLERLKQRIVREGEAHGTPLRRPPSTFVAVVAVAWTCFARCMTAAADDGEVFLMFLADLRERLNPPVDAGYFGTCLTVCVARLPARDLHGDGALAAAASATQEEIRRVAEDPLGRWDFMTLAGSMAQHRDKFMNVSGSPGFRPYDVADFGWGKPRRTEPIRMNHDGQVALVRGKDGHGVQVSVSLLRSAHMDTFKSQLIELLE; this is encoded by the exons ATGTCTGCGGTGAGTATTGTCGATGTCAGCTATGTCGCTTTGCCGGCAAcggccgcgctgccgccggagccgATCAAGCTCACCGCAATTGAATCGCTGTGGCTCACCATCCCGGTGCTGCAACACGTCCTGTTCTACGAGGCCGCCGGCTTGCCGCCGTTCGATAGCGTCGTCCAGTCCCTCCGGTCTTCCCTCGGCCTCACGCTGCAGAGCTTCGCCCCCCTCGCCGGCAAGCTCGTCTACCTCGAGGACACCGGTGACGTCGCCATCGCCTGCTCTGCCTCGGACGGGGTCAAGTTCGTGGCGGCGGAGTgcgacgccgacgcccgccgcctcgccggagaCGAGCTGCACGACCTGAAGACGATCGAGCGGCTCGTGCCGGAGCTCGACCTGACAAGGCTGCCGGCGTCGGTGCTGGCCGTGCAGGTCACGCGTCTGGAGGGTGGTCTGGCGGTCGGCTTCACGGTTCACCACGGCGTCGTCGATGGGAAGTCTTTCTGGATGTTGGTGGaggcgtgggcggcggcgtgccgggGCGAGGCGCCGGCCGCGACACCGTGCTTCGACCGCTCTGCAATCAAGCTGCATCTTGACGAGGAGATGGCCAGGAGCGTCCTGCGGAAGTACACGCCCAAATTGCCGGAG GTGCCCGAGCTGGACTTGATCGTAGAAGAACGCGAGCGGTTCACCCGCCGGACGTTCACCGTGGACGCGCAGCAACTCGAACGCCTCAAGCAGCGCATCGTCCGCGAAGGCGAGGCCCACGGCACGCCACTGCGTCGGCCTCCGTCCaccttcgtcgccgtcgtcgcggtgGCCTGGACGTGCTTCGCCCGGTGCatgaccgccgccgcggacgacGGAGAAGTATTCCTTATGTtcctcgccgacctccgcGAGCGCCTCAACCCGCCCGTCGACGCGGGGTACTTCGGCACTTGCCTGACCGTGTGCGTCGCGAGACTCCCGGCGCGCGAcctccacggcgacggcgcactggcggccgccgcgtcggcgacCCAGGAGGAGATCCGCAGGGTGGCGGAGGACCCGCTGGGCCGGTGGGATTTCATGACCCTGGCGGGCAGTATGGCACAGCACAGGGACAAGTTCATGAACGTGTCAGGATCGCCGGGGTTCCGGCCGTACGACGTCGCCGACTTCGGGTGGGGGAAGCCGAGGCGGACGGAGCCGATCAGGATGAACCACGACGGGCAGGTGGCGCTGGTCCGCGGCAAGGACGGTCACGGGGTGCAGGTCTCTGTCTCCTTGCTCCGATCTGCACACATGGACACTTTCAAGTCACAGTTGATCGAGCTATTGGAATGA
- the LOC102700703 gene encoding phenolic glucoside malonyltransferase 1-like, which translates to MPAVNIVDVSYVAVPAMATLPPEPIKLTAMETLWLPVPVLQHVLFYEGAGVSPPFETVVRSLRTSLGLTLPRFAPLAGELVYLEDTVDLAIACSASSGVKFVTAESDADARRLAGDESQDLQTLESLVPQLDMGRLPMPVLAVQATRLQGGLAIGVTMHHGVADGKSFWMFVEAWAAACRGEAPTATPCFDRSVIKWSSGEEIDKSFLRKFAPYFPLVPQAESFLGERKQLIRRTFTVDAQQLERLKDLIARDGEAHGEAHGAPLHRPPSSFVAVLAMAWTFFARCKTSAADDGDVFVFFFADVRARLDPPVDPGYFGACLTGCRVSLPVRDVHADGALPAAASALQEGIRRMAEDPLAGWNFPSQARGKGPADRVMNVSGSAGFRPYDVADFGWGKPRRTEPIRLNRDGQLALVRAADGHGVQISISLLQQAHMDAFKSQLLELLG; encoded by the exons ATGCCAGCGGTGAATATTGTCGACGTCAGCTACGTGGCTGTGCCGGCGATGGCCAcgctgccgccggagccgATCAAGCTCACCGCGATGGAGACGCTGTGGCTCCCCGTCCCGGTGCTGCAACACGTCTTGTTCTACGAAGGCGCCGGCGTCTCGCCGCCGTTCGAAACCGTTGTCCGGTCGCTCCGGACGTCCCTAGGCTTGACGCTGCCGAGGTTCGCTcctctcgccggcgagctcgtctACCTGGAGGACACCGTCGACCTCGCCATCGCGTGCTCCGCCTCGAGCGGCGTCAAGTTCGTGACGGCAGAgtccgacgccgacgcccgccgcctcgcggGCGACGAGTCGCAGGACCTGCAGACGTTGGAGAGCCTTGTGCCTCAGCTGGACATGGGCAGGCTGCCCATGCCTGTTCTGGCGGTGCAGGCCACGCGCCTGCAGGGCGGGCTGGCGATCGGCGTGACGATGCACCACGGAGTCGCCGATGGCAAGTCGTTCTGGATGTTCGTGGaggcgtgggcggcggcgtgccgggGCGAGGCGCCGACCGCGACACCGTGCTTCGACCGCTCTGTCATCAAGTGGTCCAGTGGTGAGGAGATCGACAAGAGCTTCTTGCGCAAGTTCGCGCCATACTTTCCTCTT GTGCCTCAGGCGGAATCGTTTCTTGGAGAACGCAAGCAGCTCATCCGCCGGACGTTCACCGTGGACGCACAGCAACTCGAACGCCTAAAGGACCTCATCGCCCGCGACGGCGAAGCCCACGGCGAAGCCCACGGCGCGCCACTGCATCGGCCTCCatcgagcttcgtcgccgtcctcgcgATGGCCTGGACGTTCTTCGCCCGGTGCAAGACCTCCGCcgcggacgacggcgacgtgttCGTTTTCTTCTTCGCCGACGTCCGCGCGCGCCTCGACCCTCCCGTCGACCCGGGGTACTTCGGGGCCTGTCTGACCGGGTGCCGCGTGAGTCTCCCGGTGCGCGACGTCCACGCCGACGGCGCactgccggccgccgcgtcggcgctACAGGAGGGGATCCGCAGAATGGCGGAGGATCCGCTAGCCGGGTGGAATTTCCCGAGCCAGGCCCGCGGCAAGGGCCCCGCGGACAGGGTGATGAACGTGTCCGGCTCGGCAGGTTTCCGTCCGTACGACGTCGCTGACTTCGGGTGGGGGAAGCCGAGACGGACGGAGCCGATCAGGTTGAACCGCGACGGGCAGTTGGCGCTGGTCCGTGCCGCCGACGGCCACGGGGTGCAGATCTCCATCTCCTTGCTCCAACAAGCACACATGGACGCTTTCAAGTCACAGTTGCTCGAGTTATTGGGATAA
- the LOC102700985 gene encoding putative E3 ubiquitin-protein ligase RING1a isoform X1: MDQVEEKEENRFQEPTGDRCEEDDKEQKYNSEESSVDRREEDDDEEKEEEKEGSEEATSTAAAVSSLFAHPCSLLRYIARVCACCLGLSDSFCDPKPSAVPAPAAADPSQQGEEEGKMTSYFFVQEATTRVRAARLRPKSPGNPREGSGGNGGHHH; encoded by the exons ATGGATCAGGTCgaggaaaaggaggagaaCCGATTCCAAGAACCAACAGGGGATCGGTGCGAAGAAGATGATAAGGAGCAGAAGTACAACTCTGAAGAATCATCGGTGGACCggcgcgaggaggacgacgacgaagagaaggaagaagaaaaggagggcTCAGAGGAGGCCACctcgacagcggcggcggtgtcgtcGCTGTTCGCGCACCCCTGCTCGCTGCTGCGATACATAGCCCGTGTCTGCGCCTGCTGCCTTGGCCTGAGCGATTCTTTCTGCGACCCAAAGCCAAGCGCTGTTCCTGCTCCTGCAGCTGCCGATCCGTCTCAGCAAGGGGAAGAGGAGGGCAAGATGACCAGT TATTTCTTCGTGCAGGAGGCGACCACTCGGGTGCGAGCAGCACGGCTAAGGCCGAAGTCACCGGGCAATCCGAGAGAAGGGAGCGGTGGCAATGGAGGACACCATCACTAG